From the genome of Pseudomonas putida:
GTTCGGCGGCGCTGTAGGGCTCGCTGATCAGCGTCTGGGCATCGCTGTCGACGTCCAGATACACCAACGCGACCTCGATGCTCGGCAAAGCCCGCGCCTGGCACATCAACCAGGCATAGACCTTGGCCTGGGCCCAGTGCAATTGCCGGTGATTGTGTGGCTGGCGCGCCAGGTCGCCGCGGTAGGTCTTGATTTCCTCCAGGCGATTGGCGGTCGGGTCGTAGCCATCGGCACGCCCACGGACCTTCAGGCCCTGGTACTCACCTTCCAAGGTGACTTCCGCCTGATACTCCGCTCCTCGCCTGGCGACCACTCGGCGATGGCCCTCCATGCCCTCCTGGGCAGTGGGCGACGGCGTGAAACGCAGGTCGAGGTCACCGACCTTGGCGCTGAACTCGCACAGGGCGCGAACCGCCACTCTGTAGCTCATGCAGCCTCGCTCCAGCGTACATGACAGACGGCTACCGCAAGGCCCTGCTCGCGGCAGAACTCCAGCCAACGCAGTTGGTTATCCTGCAGGCGGTCGCCCGGCCCCTTGACCTCGACCATGCGGTAGGTGCCCTGCTCTGGCCAGAACTGGATCAGGTCGGGCATGCCGGCGCGGTTGTTGCGAATGTCCTGCAGCAAGCGCAGGAAGCACTGCTTGAGCTGCGCTGCCGGCAGGCAGGCCAACGCCTGTTCGAGCAAGGCCTCGCCGAGCATGGGCCAGAACACGAACGGCGATTGCAGGCCCTGCTTGGCCGCATAGCAATCGCGGATCGCCTGGCGGTAGCTACCGTCGTCCAGGCGTGCGAAGCAGGCGTCGAACAGTTCGGCGCGGCGCAGCTGGAAGTCGCTGTCGTGCAAGTCCTGGGGGGCGGCCTGGAACGGATGGAAGAATGCACCCGGCACCGGGGCGAAGATCGCTTCCCAGCACAGCAGGCCGAACAGGCTGTTCAACAGCGTGTTCTCGACGTAGTGCACCGCTGCGCCCGTTTCGGCCAAGTGCTGGCGCACCGCCTCCTCGACGCCCAGCGCGGCATGGTCCCGTGGCAACTCGAGTTCGATCAGCTCCAGTGGCGCGCTGCGACGACGGCGTTGCGGCGGCCCGCCGAGCTTGCGCACCAGGCGCGGCAGCATGCGCTCCAGCGCCTGGACTTCGAGCGCATTGGCCGGCGCGGCAGCCAGCTGCAAGGCCAGCGCATGGGCCTGCGGCCAGCGCTCGCTGCGTTCCAGCACCCGTACCTGACGTATGCGCGCCTGCGCATGGCTGCAGTCGGCATACAGCGCCAGTGCCTGATCCCACTCGCCAAGGCGCTCGCACTGCTGGCCAAGGGCGAACAGCAGGCGCGCATGGCGCCGCGCCAGCCAGGGGTTGTCACTGCGCAGACCCTGCAACGTGGCGAGGATCCGGGTGGGTGCATCACCTTGCTCGAGACGCTCGGCGCATTGGTGCAGGGCCATCGCCAGGTCGACGTCGTCACGCTGGCGCAAGGCCCGCGAATCGGCACTGAAGGTCACCTGCTCGTAGCGCAGCAGACCCAGATCGGCGAGCACGAAATCCGACCAGTCCTGGTACAGGTTGCCAAAAAACAACAGCCGCATGCGGTCGCACACATCTTGCTGATGCCATTGCACGATGGCCACGGGCAACGCCGGGAACCACTCGCCCAGGGGCCTGGCCGCCAGCTCCAGGGGTTCGAGCTGAGCCAGCAACTCACGCTTGCTGGCCCGTGGGCGGGCCAGGTAGGCGGCAAAGCAGCTGGCAAACTCGTCCTTGCGCAACAGGTGAAACAATTGCTCGAGACTCAGTTGTGCAGGCTCTGCTACCCAACCCAGTGCCAGCAAAGGCTGCAAGGCCTGCTCGGTGGCGCCGATCTCGGCGTAGGTCAGGCGGTCGAGGCGAAACAGCTCGCCCTTGCGCATGACCATGCGCACCATCAGCGCCTGGGCGGGCTGTTCGAGCAGGGCGAAGCGATGCAGGAAAGCCAGTTCCTGCTCATCGAGCAAGTCGGCATAGCGTTTTTCGACCCACATCAGTACCTGGCGAAAGTTGTGCAGGTAGTAGAACGGGTCATCGACGGAATGGGCAATCACGAGGCGAAGTCAGGTTGCAGGGCTTGGCACTGGTTATACATACAGATCGCAGGCGCTGGCAAGCGCGCTGGATCAACGGTCGAGCGCTACCCGTCGACCCTCGGGGCGATTGCCCGCGCCAAGCGTTGCAGCGCTTCGTTCAGCGGGTCGGGGTGCTCACCAAGCCAGGCCAAGGCCAGCCATTGCGAGTAACCGCCTTGCACGCTGAACCAATCACCAGGCAGCGCCTGCAGCGCCGACCCCGCCAACACCGCCTGCGCCTGGCGCACGGCCCCAGGTTCACGCATGCGTACCCAAACCAGGCCGCCACCCTCCGGCGGCTCGAACGTCAACCATTCTCCGCACAGGTTCCAGAGTTGCTGGCACAGGTAGTCCATGCGCCATTGCAGATCGCCGCGTAACCCCCTCAGGTGGGCATCGGTCTCGCCCTTGCTCAGCAGGCAGGCCAGTGCCTGTTGGCGCAGTGGGGCCAGCTCGAAAGCGCGCCGGGTGAACGCTCGGCCGGCCTCGGCATGGCGGCTGAGTACGTAGGCGTAAGGCGCCTCGGCTCCCGCCGTGGCCCACAGCGAACCCAGTATCAGCAAGCGCTGAGGATCGACCAGATCGCGCAGACGCAACTTGGGCGGCGTACTGAAACACAATTCGCTGTCCAAGTCGTTCTCCAGCAGCCACAGCGGGCGACCGGCCAACAGTTCGGCAATCGTTCGCTGCTCTTGCTGTGTCGACAACCGCCCCTGAGGCATGCCCAGGCAGGACGGCATCACGACCAGACGCACCGGCTCGTCCCTCAGCTGCCGGGCCATGGCCGCAAGGTCCAACTGCCCGTAAGCATCGGATGGCACCTCCAGCACCCGCATGCCCACCTCTTGCAATGCGTTCAGCAGCCGCCAGCAGCAGGGCGAGGCGACCAGCGCCATGGCGCCGCGCAGCCCGAGGGCTGGCAGCAGCGTTTCCAGCACCGCCCGCACGTCGGGCCCCAGGTGCACGTCCTCGGCACGCCAGGGATGCTCGCAGCATCGGGTGTAGCGCTTGGCCACGACGTTCTGAAGCTGTTCGCTTCCAGCACCCGCCGCCGCCCCCCAGCGTCGGGTTTGTTGGCGGGCCAGGCGCCGTTCGTGAGTAAGCAGGGCACGCTGCGGGAGCTTCAACGCGCTGCCCTGTGCAGGCATCCCCGACAAGGCAGCGCCAGGCCCGTCTGCAAGCTGATCATCGACGCGAAGAAAATAGCCGCTCTTGGGAACCGAGACTACCCGCCCCTCATGCTCGAGCAGAGCATAGGCAGTCTGCACCGTCCCCAGCGAGACCCGCAGCACCCGTGCCAGCGCGCGTAGCGATGGCAAGCGCAGTTGGCCGCTGCGCCGGGCATTGTCGAACTGGCTTTCGAGATAGCGGTAGACCGCCTGGTAGGCGAACTCGTCCGATGGCGAACGCCCCATCAGCGCTTGGCCTCGCCGCTCGGCCTCAGGACCAGACTCGCGTCGCGTCGCGCCAGGCTTGCCAGCAAGCGGCGCGCCCGCAGAGGCACACGACCGTCGAAGATCGCCTGTAGCGCCATGAGAGGCAAGCCACTGGTGTTGACCAGCCAGTCCTTGATCGCGTCCGGACAGGGTTGCCCTTGCAAGGCCCGCAGCAGATATGGAAGCGCCACCAGCATGTCGGGATGGCAGCAGCTGAGATACGTTTCGAGCGCCTGACCGCGGTTGACGAAGGGCCGGAACAAAAGGCAACTGCTGTGCGCTGGCTCCAGGCCATAGACGTTTGGGCCGGGTGCCAGCACAGCCGCCTGCACGACGACATCGCTGCCCTCCTCGGCCAGGCTCGGCGCTTGCTCGCTCGACGAGGCACACTGTTGCAGGAGATTCGCCAGCTGCGACAGCGCCAGGGAATCGAGGAAAGCAGCCAGTGGCGAGCCGTCCTGGGTCGTTTCGCCAGCGCATTGAAGCATGACGTCCAGTTGGCTCTCGTCACGCAGGTGCGGCAGCAGGTCATCGACGTTGATGCTGCAAAGCGGCGCCTTTTCGTCGGCGACCACGTTCACCTGCGGGTGCAACATTTCCAGTGGCGACTCGGCTATGGTGTGGAGCTGGCTCAACCCACCCAGGAGCGCCGCCAGGCACTGCTGGGCAGGTTGAGTGCCACGTGCTTCTGCCAGCCGCAGCAAGCGTCGCGCCCAGGCCAGATAGCGCAGGCGCTCACGCTTTGGCAAGGCCGTGACCAGCGCATCAGCGCGTGCCTCGCTATCGTCGATGACGCGGCACACGGCACTGGCCAGTTCCAGATGCAAGCGGCTGCCCAACAGGGCCTGGCAACCGGCCTCGCGCAGATGACCGAACAGTAGCAGCGACCGCCGGTGCATCACCCAGTCGTTGCAGTGGAACAGGGTTCGGCAATCGAACGACACTGCCTCGGCGCCTTCGATGATCTGCAATTGCACGCGGGGGTCGTCAGCCATGAACAGAGCGTTGAAACAGCGCTCGTGCTGCTGCATCACAGCGCGACTGGGGCCCGGCAGGCAGGCAATCAGCACCCGCAACTGGAACGTGCCCGGCGCACGCAGGGCGATACACAATTGGGCCGCACGCAGTACCGCCAGCAATCGCGCACTGCGCCGGTCGTTACCGTGCACCACCAGCAGGCGGAACGTGCCGATGTGCTCGGCACCCCCTGCCGAAACGAGCAAACGCTGTACCAGCAGTTGCACCGAGGCCCGCTGCGCCGGGGACATGTGCCCCATCAAACGCTCCAGTACCTGCTCGTAGATGAAAGACATGGCCTGATCGTGAGTTACTGTCACTGGGTCACCTCGCCAACTTTTTAGTTCACCCCCGCACTTGCCAGAAGACAGCGGCACAGAGCATCCAGTTAAAGAAACGTCCTACAAACTATTAGGAAGCATCCCAGAGATAAAAATCTTCTTCACATCGATATCAGCTAAACCGAGGCGGCAGAACGCTTTGCGCCGCCGCTTGGCAAACTATCACCGTGCCATTATCGAGCGTTGCAGAACGAATAAAAGATACAGATCAAAGTAAAAAAACCATGCAGTCAGCAAGGAAAGCCACCTTGCATTCAACATAAAGACCGCTCAAGTAAAAAACCTTTCCAACATATGACGCAGGTCAATTGGCGACATATAAGACTTGTAGGAACTTACACTTACGCGCTGTAGGAATTACGGACACAAAAAAGCCCAGGTCATCAACCTGGGCTTTTTCTGAACCGTGCAGCTGTCGCCGGCTACGGCTTGGCAAGGTCCAGCACGACCCGTCCGCCACAAGGGCATTCGTCCATGTAGCGATGTGCCTCGACCACTTGGCTGAAAGGGTAGACCTTGATGATCTGCGGAGTCAGCAGCTGGTCGGCGGTGAACTGGTTGATGTCGCGCAGGGCCCGGTGCAACGCCACCTGGTCCTGGATGATGCCCAGCTCCGGCTTGCCGGTGAAGTTACTCACGCAGTGCACATGGAACTGAATGTTCTTCTGGAACGCCGCGCATGCCGGGAACGGCGTCTGGTTGCCGCCTTGCAGGCCATACAGCACCAGGCTGCCACGCGGGGCCAGGACATCGCCAAGCAACGACATCTGCGGCCCGCCCATGCCATCGAGGACCATGTCCACGCCGCGTCCACCGGTGTACTTGCCGATTTGCAGCAACAGATCCTGCTCTTCGGTGACGATCACCTTGTCGGCGCCCAGCCCCAACAGGTACTCGCGCTGCTCGGGCTCCTTGGTAGCGGCGAACACGGTCAGGCCCAGGGCCTTGCCCAGTTGCACGAAGGCCGGCCCAGCGCAGTGGCTGGCATCGGTCACCAGCGCGGTCTGCCCGGACTTGGCGCGTGCCAGGTCGACATAGGCGAAGTAAGCGATCAGCAACGGCGTGTAGTGCACGCTGGCTTCGATTGGCGTAAGCAGGTCGGGATACCGGGTGATGGCCGTGCGCGGCAGCACGATGACATCGCCGTACACCGGGTGCTCGTTGGGGCTGGTGGCCGGGAAGCTGGCCACCCGATCGCCTACCGCGATGTCCTCTACGCCCTCGCCGACCGCCGTGACCACCCCGGCCATCTCATGGCCGATCCCGGCTGGCAGGCGTGCCTGGGACGGTGCCAGATTCTGCCGCCAGAGCACGTCGTACCAGCTGATGCCGATGGCCTCGACGCGGATCTGCACCTCGCCGGCAGCAGGCGTCGGTTCGGCCTGCTCCTCGAAGCGGAGCACATCGGCCGCGCCGAACTTGTGGAAACGGATGATGCGGGACATCGCATACCTCGCCTATGTGAATCTCGTATTACCACGAACTTTATCCGGGCTTTGCCCGTTAGACCATCAGCAGCCATTAATAGTCGACATGCTTATGATCGATTGGGCTCCTGAGCGTATCAATGCCCGGAAACCGGTGCAGGGTAACAGCCTTTGGCCTTAAGATTCACCCCTGCCCCACTTTAGGCGAAGCGCACCGATGAATCGAAACGACCTGCGTCGCGTAGACCTTAACCTGCTGATCGTGTTCGAAACCCTGATGCACGAGCGCAGCGTGACCCGCGCCGCCGAGAAGCTGTTCCTCGGCCAACCGGCGATCAGCGCGGCCTTGTCGCGCCTGCGCAACCTGTTCGACGACCCACTGTTCGTGCGCACGGGCCGTAGCATGGAGCCGTCGGCCCGCGCCCACGAGATCTTCGCCCTGCTGTCGCCGGCGCTGGACTCGATCTCCACTGCAGTCAGCCGCGCCGCCGAGTTCGACCCGGCCACCAGCAATGCGGTCTTTCGCATCGGCCTCTCGGACGACGCCGAGTTCGCCCTGCTGCCGCAACTCCTCAAGCGCATCCGCGCCGAAGCGCCGGGTATCGTCCTGGTGGTGCGGCGGGTCAACTACCTGTTGATGCCGACACTGCTGGCCTCGGGCGAAATCTCGGTGGGCGTGAGCTACACCAGCGACCTGCCGGCCAATGCCAAGCGCAAGGTGCTGCGGCGCAGCAAACCCAAGCTGCTGCGGGCCGACAGCATGCCGGGCAGCATCAGCCTCGATGACTTCTGCGCCCGGCCGCATGCGTTGGTGTCGTTTGCCGGGGATTTGTCCGGGTTCATCGACGAGGCGCTTGACGAGATCGGCCGCAAGCGCCATGTGGTATTGGCGGTGCCGCAGTTCAATGGCCTGGGGAGCTTGCTGGCGGGCACCGATATCCTCGCCACGGTGCCGGACTACACGGCGGATGTGCTGACCGCTGCCGGCGGTTTGCGCGCTGAAGACTTGCCGATCGAGGTGCGCAGTTTCGAGCTGCACATGGCTTGGCGGGGGGCGCAGGATAATGATCCGGCGGAGCGTTGGTTGCGGTCGCGGATACAGATGTTCTTCGGCGACCCTGACAGTCTCTAGCCGTCGTCGGCAGGCTGCTGGAGCAAGGGCAGCAGACGGGTTGAAAAAAAGGCCGGTAAAAGTCTTTACCGGCCACACCGCCAATACCCGGCGGCTACTCCTCGTACATGACCTGAGCGATCAGAACAGCGGCAATGTGTAGCTCACGATCAGCCGGTTCTCATCGATATCGCGTTGGTAATTGGAACGCAGCGCGGCGTTGCGCCACAGCACGTTGACGTTCTTCAGCGGCCCGGACTGGATGGTGTAACCCAGGTCAGTATCGCGCTCCCACTCGCGTCCTTCCCCGGCGAAGGTGGCCGGGTTGGCATGATCGGCATGGTTGTAGCGGGTAGAGAAGGTCAGCCCGGGGATGCCCAGGGCGACGAAGTCGTAGGCATAGCGCAGTTGCCAGGTGCGTTCGCCGGTTTCCATGAAGTCGGCGGCCATCATGTAGTTGGTCAGGTAGGCATCAGTGCCGATCAGGTAAGGCATGGCCGTGGAGCCGGAAAGCCCCTGATAGGCGACGCCTAGGGTATGCCCGGCCTGGCTGTAGCTGAGCAGCACGTTTAGCGTGCGGTTGTCGACCGGACCGGCCAGCGCCTCCCCCTTGTCGTCGCTGATGAAGTAGCGCGCATCCAGCGCCAGTTTGCCGGGGCCCAGCGAGGTGCTGCCGAGCAGGCCGAAATAGTGCTGGCCGTAAATCTCGTCGAGCTCGCCGTATTGGTAGCTGAGGCTCAGGTTGGGGTTGACCAAGTAGTCCACACCCCCCATGCGAAAGTCGTCAGCCTCGGGGGTGCCGCTGAATCGCCGGTTCTTGTTGACCAGGCTCATGGCCTCTGTATGGGAATAGTCACGCTTGGTAGTGCGGTCGATCTGCGCGTAGGTGAAGGTCAGGCTATCCAGCTCTTTGGAGGTCATCACACCGCCCTGGAAGGTCTGTGGCAGGATGCGCCCGGTGCTGGAGGCGATGGTCGGGTACTTGAGCAGCTGGGTGCCAATCTTCAGCTCGGTCTTCGACAGACGCGCCTTGGCGGTCAGGCCAAACTTGCTGTACTGGTCAGGGGCGCGGCCATCGTCGCCCACCGGCAGCAAGCCGGTGCCACTGCGGCCTGGGCCTGAGTCGAGCTTCAGGCCGAGCATGCCGAGGGCGTCGATGCCGAAACCGAGCGTACCGGGGGTGTAGCCGGAGCGGAAATCGAAGATAAATCCCTGGGCCCACTCCTCACGTTTGGAGATGCCGGCGTCTTCGCGGAAGTCGCGGTTGAGGTAGAAGTTCTGGGCTTTCAGGGAGGCTTGACTGTCTTCCAGGAAACCTCCAGCGTGGGCCGGGAGCGCAGCGGACAGCAGGATGGCAGCGGGCAGCGTCTTGTTGTTTTTATGCATGACAGGTCCCTTGGCCGGTTTTCGCACCGGCCATTGTTATTGTGATTTCCGAGAGGGCCCTTCCGCGGCGGTCGACGCCTCGATAAATCCGCTCCCACAGGGACTGCACAGCCCCTAAGATCGAGGCGAACCTGTAGGAGCGGCTTTAGCCGCGAAGAGGCCGGGTCAGGCGAGCACGCCTATTTGCCACGGGCAGAATTCATCCTCGCCCAAGCCATTGAGCTCGCTTTTGGTCGCTTCCCCCGAGGCATGGGCAAGCAGGCGCTCGAAAATCTCCTGACCCATTTGGGCAATGGTCTTGTCGCCGTCGATGATCTGCCCGCAGTTGATGTCCATGTCATCGCTCATACGCTGGTACATCGGCGAGTTGCTGGCCAGCTTGA
Proteins encoded in this window:
- a CDS encoding VRR-NUC domain-containing protein produces the protein MIAHSVDDPFYYLHNFRQVLMWVEKRYADLLDEQELAFLHRFALLEQPAQALMVRMVMRKGELFRLDRLTYAEIGATEQALQPLLALGWVAEPAQLSLEQLFHLLRKDEFASCFAAYLARPRASKRELLAQLEPLELAARPLGEWFPALPVAIVQWHQQDVCDRMRLLFFGNLYQDWSDFVLADLGLLRYEQVTFSADSRALRQRDDVDLAMALHQCAERLEQGDAPTRILATLQGLRSDNPWLARRHARLLFALGQQCERLGEWDQALALYADCSHAQARIRQVRVLERSERWPQAHALALQLAAAPANALEVQALERMLPRLVRKLGGPPQRRRRSAPLELIELELPRDHAALGVEEAVRQHLAETGAAVHYVENTLLNSLFGLLCWEAIFAPVPGAFFHPFQAAPQDLHDSDFQLRRAELFDACFARLDDGSYRQAIRDCYAAKQGLQSPFVFWPMLGEALLEQALACLPAAQLKQCFLRLLQDIRNNRAGMPDLIQFWPEQGTYRMVEVKGPGDRLQDNQLRWLEFCREQGLAVAVCHVRWSEAA
- a CDS encoding zinc-dependent alcohol dehydrogenase family protein yields the protein MSRIIRFHKFGAADVLRFEEQAEPTPAAGEVQIRVEAIGISWYDVLWRQNLAPSQARLPAGIGHEMAGVVTAVGEGVEDIAVGDRVASFPATSPNEHPVYGDVIVLPRTAITRYPDLLTPIEASVHYTPLLIAYFAYVDLARAKSGQTALVTDASHCAGPAFVQLGKALGLTVFAATKEPEQREYLLGLGADKVIVTEEQDLLLQIGKYTGGRGVDMVLDGMGGPQMSLLGDVLAPRGSLVLYGLQGGNQTPFPACAAFQKNIQFHVHCVSNFTGKPELGIIQDQVALHRALRDINQFTADQLLTPQIIKVYPFSQVVEAHRYMDECPCGGRVVLDLAKP
- a CDS encoding LysR family transcriptional regulator, which produces MNRNDLRRVDLNLLIVFETLMHERSVTRAAEKLFLGQPAISAALSRLRNLFDDPLFVRTGRSMEPSARAHEIFALLSPALDSISTAVSRAAEFDPATSNAVFRIGLSDDAEFALLPQLLKRIRAEAPGIVLVVRRVNYLLMPTLLASGEISVGVSYTSDLPANAKRKVLRRSKPKLLRADSMPGSISLDDFCARPHALVSFAGDLSGFIDEALDEIGRKRHVVLAVPQFNGLGSLLAGTDILATVPDYTADVLTAAGGLRAEDLPIEVRSFELHMAWRGAQDNDPAERWLRSRIQMFFGDPDSL
- a CDS encoding aminotransferase class I/II-fold pyridoxal phosphate-dependent enzyme, with protein sequence MGRSPSDEFAYQAVYRYLESQFDNARRSGQLRLPSLRALARVLRVSLGTVQTAYALLEHEGRVVSVPKSGYFLRVDDQLADGPGAALSGMPAQGSALKLPQRALLTHERRLARQQTRRWGAAAGAGSEQLQNVVAKRYTRCCEHPWRAEDVHLGPDVRAVLETLLPALGLRGAMALVASPCCWRLLNALQEVGMRVLEVPSDAYGQLDLAAMARQLRDEPVRLVVMPSCLGMPQGRLSTQQEQRTIAELLAGRPLWLLENDLDSELCFSTPPKLRLRDLVDPQRLLILGSLWATAGAEAPYAYVLSRHAEAGRAFTRRAFELAPLRQQALACLLSKGETDAHLRGLRGDLQWRMDYLCQQLWNLCGEWLTFEPPEGGGLVWVRMREPGAVRQAQAVLAGSALQALPGDWFSVQGGYSQWLALAWLGEHPDPLNEALQRLARAIAPRVDG
- a CDS encoding OprD family porin; translated protein: MHKNNKTLPAAILLSAALPAHAGGFLEDSQASLKAQNFYLNRDFREDAGISKREEWAQGFIFDFRSGYTPGTLGFGIDALGMLGLKLDSGPGRSGTGLLPVGDDGRAPDQYSKFGLTAKARLSKTELKIGTQLLKYPTIASSTGRILPQTFQGGVMTSKELDSLTFTYAQIDRTTKRDYSHTEAMSLVNKNRRFSGTPEADDFRMGGVDYLVNPNLSLSYQYGELDEIYGQHYFGLLGSTSLGPGKLALDARYFISDDKGEALAGPVDNRTLNVLLSYSQAGHTLGVAYQGLSGSTAMPYLIGTDAYLTNYMMAADFMETGERTWQLRYAYDFVALGIPGLTFSTRYNHADHANPATFAGEGREWERDTDLGYTIQSGPLKNVNVLWRNAALRSNYQRDIDENRLIVSYTLPLF